One genomic region from Sphingobacterium multivorum encodes:
- the secE gene encoding preprotein translocase subunit SecE, with protein sequence MAKVLDFFKDSYVEITEKVTWPTWSQLQSSAVIVLVASLLIALVVFVMDKASSVGLEFLYGIAS encoded by the coding sequence ATGGCAAAAGTACTTGATTTTTTTAAAGACTCTTATGTAGAGATCACTGAGAAAGTGACTTGGCCTACATGGTCTCAGTTACAAAGTTCAGCTGTTATTGTGCTTGTTGCGTCTCTTCTTATTGCATTGGTTGTCTTTGTGATGGATAAAGCTTCAAGCGTAGGGTTAGAATTCTTGTACGGTATTGCTTCTTAA
- the nusG gene encoding transcription termination/antitermination protein NusG, whose protein sequence is MADQGLKWYVVRAVSGKEKKVKQYIDAEVSRLGIEHLIPQVLIPMEKYYLMRDGKKVAKERNYYPGYVLLEAALDGELEHIIKNINSVIGFLGDKAGNAVPLRQAEVNRILGKVDEMAEQGETINVPYYVGETVKVNDGPFNGFTGEIEEVHEDKKKLIVMVKVFGRKTPLELNYMQVEKE, encoded by the coding sequence ATGGCAGATCAAGGTTTAAAGTGGTACGTAGTTCGTGCTGTAAGTGGTAAAGAAAAGAAAGTAAAGCAATATATTGATGCCGAAGTTAGCCGTTTAGGTATTGAGCACTTGATTCCTCAGGTGTTGATTCCAATGGAAAAATACTACTTGATGCGCGATGGAAAGAAAGTTGCTAAAGAACGTAACTACTACCCTGGTTATGTTTTATTGGAAGCAGCTCTTGACGGTGAGTTGGAGCACATCATCAAAAATATCAATAGCGTCATTGGTTTCTTGGGAGATAAAGCTGGTAATGCTGTCCCTTTACGCCAAGCAGAAGTAAATCGTATCTTAGGTAAAGTGGATGAAATGGCCGAACAAGGTGAAACCATTAACGTTCCTTACTATGTGGGTGAAACAGTGAAAGTAAACGATGGTCCTTTCAATGGATTTACTGGAGAGATCGAAGAAGTCCACGAAGATAAAAAGAAATTAATCGTGATGGTGAAAGTCTTCGGTCGTAAGACTCCACTTGAACTGAACTACATGCAAGTAGAAAAAGAGTAA
- a CDS encoding S41 family peptidase yields MKRPGIYLFALFYVLTLLSCANVEKYNRFIETPLAVEAMQQDINYVEHNLWKMHPDLFLYIGEDQLKTKFDSLRSTMRQPLLPNQFQLALAAVLSQVRQGHMTLSPLISKFDPKGKDKVRYQKSKGPFSQLGFHWQENTLYLSKNGTADSTLIVGSKILAIEGIQPQNLYTKYRPTFTSDGYNTTFIDQAFERLLPRYYQLELGYRDSIAVVFSRADSTYERVVVRRFEAPEQKGKVGTSHADTEKPNKKPLEKKDKPIEKKSDTKKQRKIFGYNANLKRMSKQLSFPVKGDSSIALLKVADFSYGRPKEAYRRIFDRLELNSVQYLILDLRGNLGGRLSDVRELYSYLVEADKFQFVQPAVITSKFKLPFYQIKGLPGWSYPVLSPFIIPSAVVSWTKTFSKDGINYTHLTGSKIEKSKANRYRGDLFVLIDGGTFSAASLIATNLKVGKRAVFFGEETGGAASGTVAGVLPVLKLPNSHLRWRFGLMDVKPYYHVNEAGRGVMPDVSIVRNVDDVVKGKDPVLDKVLKIIKRQ; encoded by the coding sequence ATGAAAAGGCCAGGTATTTATCTATTCGCATTGTTTTATGTGCTGACATTGCTGAGCTGTGCAAATGTCGAGAAGTATAATCGATTTATCGAAACTCCCCTGGCAGTGGAAGCTATGCAGCAAGATATCAACTATGTTGAGCATAACTTATGGAAAATGCATCCGGACCTGTTTTTGTATATAGGGGAAGATCAATTAAAGACTAAGTTTGATAGCCTCCGTTCTACGATGCGTCAACCCTTACTACCCAACCAGTTTCAGCTGGCATTAGCGGCTGTTTTGTCCCAAGTCAGGCAGGGGCATATGACCTTAAGCCCGCTTATTTCCAAATTTGACCCGAAAGGTAAAGATAAAGTACGTTACCAAAAAAGTAAGGGACCCTTCTCACAATTAGGATTTCATTGGCAAGAAAATACATTGTATCTTTCAAAAAATGGAACGGCAGATTCAACGCTGATTGTCGGATCAAAAATTCTGGCTATTGAAGGGATACAGCCACAAAATTTATACACAAAATATCGCCCAACCTTTACCTCGGATGGGTATAATACAACATTTATAGATCAGGCTTTTGAACGTTTATTACCGCGGTATTACCAATTGGAATTGGGGTATCGCGATTCTATTGCTGTGGTGTTTTCTCGTGCCGATAGTACGTATGAGCGGGTTGTTGTCAGAAGATTTGAAGCACCTGAACAGAAGGGAAAGGTCGGGACAAGCCATGCGGATACGGAAAAACCGAATAAAAAGCCTTTGGAAAAGAAGGATAAGCCAATAGAAAAGAAGTCCGATACGAAAAAGCAGCGCAAGATATTCGGCTATAATGCCAATCTAAAAAGAATGAGCAAACAGCTCTCTTTCCCTGTCAAAGGCGATAGCAGTATTGCTTTATTGAAGGTGGCAGACTTTTCCTATGGGCGTCCAAAAGAAGCCTATCGAAGGATTTTTGATCGACTGGAGCTTAATTCGGTTCAATACCTGATCTTGGATCTTCGTGGCAATCTGGGTGGACGTTTGTCCGATGTTCGTGAATTATATAGCTATCTGGTAGAAGCGGATAAGTTCCAATTTGTTCAGCCAGCAGTGATCACCTCAAAATTCAAGTTGCCGTTCTATCAGATAAAAGGATTGCCAGGCTGGTCTTATCCCGTTTTATCACCATTTATTATACCAAGTGCTGTAGTATCTTGGACAAAGACCTTTTCCAAAGATGGGATAAATTATACTCACCTTACGGGAAGCAAAATTGAAAAATCAAAAGCGAATCGCTATCGCGGTGATTTATTTGTATTGATCGATGGCGGGACTTTTTCTGCAGCGAGTTTGATTGCTACAAATCTGAAAGTTGGGAAACGTGCTGTTTTCTTTGGTGAAGAGACTGGCGGGGCTGCTAGTGGTACGGTTGCAGGAGTTCTTCCTGTACTGAAACTGCCAAACTCCCATTTACGGTGGCGCTTTGGCTTAATGGACGTGAAGCCTTATTATCATGTAAACGAAGCGGGACGGGGTGTTATGCCGGATGTTTCCATTGTACGAAATGTTGATGATGTTGTAAAAGGGAAGGATCCGGTATTGGATAAGGTGTTGAAGATTATTAAAAGGCAGTAG
- the rplK gene encoding 50S ribosomal protein L11: MAKEVSALVKLQVKGGAANPSPPVGPALGAKGVNIMDFCKQFNARTQDKPGQVLPVVITVYADKSFDFIIKTPPVAVQLKDAAKLKSGSGEPNRKKVAAITWEQVETIAKDKMPDLNAFTVEAAMRMVAGTARSMGITVSGNAPWNN, translated from the coding sequence ATGGCAAAAGAAGTCAGTGCGTTAGTAAAATTACAAGTTAAGGGCGGAGCTGCGAATCCTTCACCTCCAGTAGGACCTGCATTAGGTGCTAAAGGTGTGAATATCATGGATTTCTGTAAGCAGTTTAACGCTCGTACGCAAGACAAACCAGGTCAAGTATTACCTGTTGTCATTACAGTTTACGCTGATAAATCATTTGATTTTATCATCAAGACTCCACCGGTAGCAGTTCAGTTGAAAGACGCTGCTAAATTAAAAAGTGGATCTGGCGAGCCTAACCGTAAAAAAGTTGCGGCTATCACTTGGGAACAAGTTGAGACAATCGCTAAAGATAAAATGCCTGATTTAAATGCATTTACTGTAGAGGCTGCTATGAGAATGGTAGCTGGTACAGCACGTAGTATGGGTATTACTGTATCAGGTAATGCTCCTTGGAACAATTAA
- the rplA gene encoding 50S ribosomal protein L1, producing the protein MARLTKNQKAALSKIEAGKAYSLKEASALVKEISLTKFDASVDIDVRLGVDPRKANQMVRGIATLPHGTGKTVRVLVLCTPDKEEEAKAAGADYVGLDDYISKIEGGWTDVDIIITMPSVMAKVGKLGRILGPRNLMPNPKTGTVTTEVGKAVTDVKGGKIDFKVDKTGIIHTSIGKASFDADKIYDNALEVLQTLARLKPSAAKGTYFKSIHISSTMSPGIHIETKSVAGI; encoded by the coding sequence GTGGCTAGATTAACAAAAAATCAAAAAGCGGCACTATCCAAAATTGAAGCTGGTAAAGCATACTCTTTGAAAGAAGCTTCGGCTTTAGTTAAAGAAATCTCATTGACCAAATTTGATGCTTCTGTGGATATCGACGTTCGTTTGGGCGTAGATCCTCGTAAAGCAAATCAAATGGTTCGTGGTATTGCAACATTACCTCACGGTACTGGTAAAACTGTTCGTGTTTTAGTTTTATGTACTCCTGATAAGGAAGAAGAAGCTAAAGCGGCAGGTGCAGACTACGTAGGTTTAGATGATTACATCAGCAAAATTGAAGGTGGTTGGACTGACGTTGATATCATTATTACTATGCCTAGTGTTATGGCTAAAGTTGGTAAATTGGGTCGTATTTTAGGTCCAAGAAACTTGATGCCTAACCCTAAAACTGGTACAGTTACAACAGAAGTTGGTAAAGCTGTAACAGATGTAAAAGGTGGTAAGATCGATTTCAAAGTTGACAAAACCGGTATCATCCATACTTCTATTGGTAAAGCGTCGTTCGATGCAGATAAGATATATGATAACGCACTAGAGGTATTACAAACTCTAGCTCGTTTGAAACCATCTGCAGCTAAAGGAACTTACTTTAAAAGTATTCACATTTCCTCAACTATGAGTCCTGGTATTCATATTGAGACTAAATCAGTAGCAGGTATTTAA
- the rplJ gene encoding 50S ribosomal protein L10 gives MRKEEKQEIVLALAEQIKSYGNFYITDTAELSVEKVNNIRRKCFEQGIEIKAVKNTLIKKALIEAGVDEEEIFGTLKGASTMMFSEVANAPAKLIKELRKSGEKPLLKAAFIEATAFVGDNQLTALVNLKSKNELIADVIAALESPAKNVISALQSGGNTVAGLVKALEERG, from the coding sequence ATGAGAAAAGAAGAAAAACAAGAAATTGTTCTAGCTTTGGCCGAACAGATTAAATCTTACGGTAACTTCTACATTACCGATACTGCTGAATTGTCAGTTGAAAAAGTGAATAACATTCGTCGTAAATGTTTTGAACAAGGCATCGAAATTAAAGCTGTAAAAAACACTTTAATCAAGAAAGCATTAATCGAAGCTGGTGTTGATGAAGAAGAAATCTTTGGAACGCTTAAAGGAGCGTCTACAATGATGTTTTCAGAAGTCGCTAACGCACCTGCGAAATTAATCAAAGAATTGCGTAAATCGGGTGAAAAACCGTTGTTAAAAGCGGCTTTCATTGAAGCAACTGCATTCGTTGGAGATAATCAATTAACTGCATTAGTTAATCTTAAATCTAAAAACGAACTTATTGCGGACGTTATCGCAGCCTTGGAATCTCCTGCGAAAAATGTTATTTCAGCTCTTCAATCAGGAGGAAATACTGTTGCAGGTTTAGTAAAAGCTTTAGAAGAAAGAGGTTAA
- the rplL gene encoding 50S ribosomal protein L7/L12, producing the protein MADLKQLAEQLVNLTVKEVKELADILKDEYGIEPAAAAVAVAAAPAEGGAAAAEEKTSFDVILKEAGGQKLAVVKLVKDLAGLGLKEAKDLVDGAPKELKAGVSKDEAEALKKQLEEAGAVVEIK; encoded by the coding sequence ATGGCAGATTTAAAACAACTTGCTGAACAGTTAGTTAACTTAACAGTAAAAGAAGTTAAAGAATTAGCTGATATCTTAAAAGACGAGTATGGCATCGAGCCTGCTGCTGCTGCTGTTGCTGTAGCTGCTGCTCCAGCTGAAGGTGGTGCTGCTGCTGCAGAAGAGAAAACTTCATTTGACGTTATCTTGAAAGAAGCTGGTGGTCAAAAATTAGCTGTAGTTAAATTGGTTAAAGATTTAGCTGGATTAGGCTTGAAAGAAGCTAAAGATTTAGTTGACGGAGCACCTAAAGAATTAAAAGCTGGTGTATCTAAAGACGAAGCAGAAGCTTTGAAAAAACAATTAGAAGAAGCTGGTGCTGTTGTTGAGATTAAATAA
- the rpoB gene encoding DNA-directed RNA polymerase subunit beta — protein sequence MANNNIQQERINFATSKKVLEYPDFLDVQLESFKEFFQLETTSDNRHQEGLFKVFSENFPISDSRNIFVLEFLDYFIDPPRYDIQECIERGLTYSVPLKAKLKLSCNDEEHEDFETIVQDVYLGTIPYMTPKGTFVVNGAERVIVSQLHRSPGVFFGQSRHTNGTKLYSARVIPFKGSWIEFATDVNNVMYAYIDRKKKFPVTTLLRAIGYDSDKDILELFDLADEVKVSKSGLKKYVGRRLAARVLKKWVEDFVDEDTGEVVSIDRNEIILERETVLEEDHIDLIIEAGVKSIILAKDDESNNADYSIIYNTLQKDTSNSEKEAVEHIYRQLRNAEPPDEETARGIIDRLFFSDKRYDLGDVGRYRINRKLKLGTPDDTKVLTREDIIAIVKYLINLINSKAEVDDIDHLSNRRVRTVGEQLYAQFGVGLSRMARTIRERMNIRDNEVFTPTDLINARTLSSVINSFFGTNQLSQFMDQTNPLAEITHKRRLSALGPGGLSRERAGFEVRDVHYTHYGRLCTIETPEGPNIGLISSLAVHAKINHLGFIETPYRKVKDGVVVVDEPVVYLSAEDEDGKTIAQANALYDDKGNFEDAKVKARYEGDFPIIEPNMLDYMDVAPNQITSIAASLIPFLEHDDANRALMGSNMQRQAVPVLRPQAPIVGTGLEGRVAKDSRTLINAEGHGVVEYVDADEIKIRYDRNDDDRLVSFDDDVKTYKLIKFKKTNQNTCMNLKPIVKKGQRVEPGQVLCEGYATENGELALGRNLKVAFMPWQGYNFEDAIVISERVAKEDWFTSLHIEEFELEVRDTKRGEEELTADIPNVSEEATKDLDENGIIRIGAEVGGGDILIGKITPKGESDPSPEEKLLRAIFGDKAGDVKDASLKTPPSLKGVVIDTKLFSRAKKMSKEVERKTLEKLEVAHDRAVKSLKDRLVEKLFTVVNGKTSQGVYNVYKELLVAKGAKFTQKILAELDYNNINPMGWTTDEDKNELIKMALHNYNIKINEELGSFKRDKFAVSVGDELPSGIVQMAKVYVAKKRKLKVGDKMAGRHGNKGIVARIVRDEDMPFLEDGTPVDIVLNPLGVPSRMNLGQIYETVLGWAGQKLGVKFATPIFDGAEMDQVQDWVAKAGLPKSGRTYLYNGLTGDRFDQPTTVGVIYMLKLGHMVDDKMHARSIGPYSLITQQPLGGKAQFGGQRFGEMEVWALEAFGASNILQEILTVKSDDVVGRAKTYEAIVKGNNLPTPSVPESFNVLVHELRGLGLDITLD from the coding sequence TTGGCAAACAATAATATTCAACAAGAAAGAATAAACTTTGCAACAAGTAAGAAAGTATTGGAATATCCAGATTTCTTAGATGTGCAATTGGAATCTTTCAAGGAGTTTTTTCAATTAGAAACTACTTCTGACAACCGCCATCAGGAAGGGCTGTTCAAGGTATTCTCGGAAAACTTCCCTATTTCTGATTCAAGAAACATTTTTGTGCTAGAGTTTTTGGATTATTTCATTGATCCACCACGTTATGATATCCAAGAGTGTATCGAGCGCGGCTTGACTTATAGCGTTCCTTTAAAGGCTAAGTTAAAGTTATCTTGTAATGATGAAGAACACGAAGATTTCGAAACTATTGTTCAGGATGTGTATTTAGGGACTATCCCTTATATGACTCCTAAAGGTACTTTCGTGGTAAATGGTGCAGAGCGTGTGATCGTATCGCAGTTACACCGTTCACCAGGCGTTTTCTTTGGTCAAAGTAGACACACAAATGGTACTAAACTTTATTCTGCAAGGGTAATTCCTTTCAAAGGATCTTGGATCGAGTTTGCAACTGACGTAAACAACGTCATGTATGCGTATATCGACCGTAAAAAGAAATTCCCAGTGACTACCTTATTGCGTGCTATCGGTTACGATTCGGATAAAGATATCTTGGAATTGTTCGATTTAGCGGATGAAGTAAAAGTTAGTAAATCTGGTCTTAAAAAATATGTTGGTCGTCGTCTTGCGGCTAGGGTATTGAAAAAATGGGTAGAAGATTTCGTGGATGAGGATACAGGTGAAGTAGTATCTATCGACCGTAACGAAATTATCCTTGAGCGTGAAACTGTTCTAGAAGAAGATCACATTGATTTGATCATCGAAGCTGGCGTTAAGTCTATTATCTTAGCGAAAGATGATGAGTCAAACAATGCAGACTATTCTATTATATATAACACTTTACAAAAAGATACGTCCAACTCAGAAAAAGAAGCGGTAGAGCATATCTATCGTCAATTGCGTAACGCTGAACCACCAGATGAGGAAACTGCTCGTGGTATCATCGATCGTTTATTCTTCTCTGACAAACGTTATGATTTGGGTGATGTAGGTCGTTACCGTATCAATCGTAAATTGAAGTTGGGAACTCCGGATGATACGAAAGTATTAACCCGTGAGGATATCATTGCAATTGTGAAGTATTTGATCAATTTGATCAACTCTAAGGCCGAAGTAGATGATATTGACCACTTGTCAAACCGTCGTGTACGTACTGTAGGTGAACAATTATATGCTCAATTTGGTGTAGGTCTATCGCGTATGGCTCGTACCATCCGTGAGCGTATGAATATTCGTGATAATGAGGTGTTTACGCCAACTGATTTGATTAATGCACGTACACTTTCGTCCGTAATCAATTCGTTCTTCGGTACAAACCAGTTGTCTCAGTTCATGGACCAAACTAACCCTCTTGCTGAAATTACGCACAAGCGTCGTTTGTCAGCGTTAGGTCCAGGTGGTCTTTCTCGTGAGCGTGCAGGTTTCGAAGTTCGTGACGTTCACTACACACACTACGGTCGCCTTTGTACAATTGAAACTCCTGAGGGTCCAAACATCGGTTTGATCTCCTCATTGGCTGTACATGCGAAAATTAACCACTTAGGATTTATCGAGACTCCTTACCGTAAGGTAAAAGATGGGGTTGTTGTGGTTGATGAGCCGGTTGTATATTTATCTGCTGAGGATGAAGATGGTAAAACAATCGCACAAGCGAATGCTTTGTATGATGACAAAGGTAATTTCGAAGATGCGAAAGTGAAAGCCAGATATGAGGGTGACTTCCCAATTATCGAGCCTAATATGCTTGATTATATGGACGTTGCTCCAAACCAAATTACATCTATTGCGGCTTCATTGATTCCTTTCTTGGAACATGATGATGCCAACCGTGCATTGATGGGATCAAACATGCAACGTCAGGCCGTGCCTGTATTGCGTCCGCAAGCGCCTATCGTAGGTACTGGTCTTGAAGGTCGTGTTGCGAAAGATTCGCGTACATTGATCAATGCGGAAGGTCATGGTGTAGTAGAATATGTAGATGCTGATGAAATCAAAATCCGTTACGACAGAAACGACGATGATCGTCTTGTATCATTTGATGATGATGTCAAAACGTATAAATTGATCAAATTCAAGAAAACCAACCAAAATACATGTATGAACTTGAAGCCTATCGTTAAGAAAGGTCAACGAGTTGAACCAGGACAGGTGTTATGTGAAGGTTATGCGACTGAAAATGGTGAATTGGCATTAGGTCGTAACTTGAAAGTAGCGTTCATGCCTTGGCAAGGATATAACTTTGAGGATGCGATCGTAATTTCTGAGCGTGTAGCGAAAGAAGACTGGTTTACTTCTCTTCACATCGAAGAATTCGAACTTGAAGTTCGTGATACAAAACGTGGTGAAGAAGAGTTAACAGCTGATATTCCTAACGTATCTGAAGAAGCGACAAAAGATTTGGACGAAAACGGTATTATCCGTATCGGTGCTGAAGTTGGTGGCGGTGATATCTTAATTGGTAAAATCACACCTAAAGGTGAATCTGATCCTTCTCCGGAAGAGAAATTGTTACGTGCAATCTTTGGTGACAAAGCTGGTGACGTGAAAGATGCTTCATTGAAAACTCCACCGTCATTAAAAGGTGTTGTTATCGATACGAAGTTATTCTCGCGTGCGAAGAAAATGTCTAAAGAGGTTGAACGTAAAACTTTAGAGAAACTAGAGGTTGCTCACGATAGAGCGGTTAAATCATTGAAAGACCGTTTGGTTGAAAAATTATTCACTGTTGTGAATGGTAAAACTAGCCAAGGGGTATACAATGTCTATAAAGAGTTGTTGGTTGCTAAGGGAGCTAAGTTTACACAAAAAATTCTAGCTGAATTAGATTACAACAACATCAACCCAATGGGATGGACAACTGACGAAGATAAAAACGAGTTGATCAAAATGGCCCTTCATAATTACAACATTAAAATTAATGAAGAGTTAGGTTCGTTCAAACGTGATAAATTCGCAGTATCTGTCGGTGATGAACTTCCATCAGGAATTGTGCAGATGGCTAAGGTTTACGTTGCTAAAAAACGTAAGTTGAAAGTAGGGGATAAGATGGCCGGTCGTCACGGTAACAAAGGTATCGTTGCACGTATTGTACGTGATGAGGATATGCCATTCTTAGAAGATGGTACACCAGTTGATATCGTGTTGAACCCACTCGGGGTACCTTCACGGATGAACTTGGGACAGATCTACGAAACCGTATTGGGCTGGGCTGGTCAAAAACTAGGTGTGAAATTTGCTACACCTATCTTTGATGGTGCTGAAATGGATCAGGTACAGGATTGGGTTGCGAAAGCTGGTTTACCAAAATCAGGACGTACATATTTGTACAACGGATTGACGGGTGACCGTTTCGATCAACCAACGACAGTGGGTGTAATCTACATGTTGAAATTAGGTCACATGGTTGATGATAAAATGCACGCACGTTCAATCGGTCCGTACTCATTGATCACACAACAACCGCTGGGTGGTAAAGCGCAATTCGGTGGTCAACGTTTCGGTGAGATGGAGGTTTGGGCATTGGAAGCATTCGGTGCGTCTAACATCCTTCAAGAAATCTTGACTGTGAAATCGGATGACGTGGTTGGTCGTGCCAAAACTTACGAGGCTATCGTAAAAGGTAACAATCTTCCGACACCATCGGTACCAGAATCGTTCAACGTATTGGTACACGAGCTACGTGGATTGGGTCTAGATATCACATTGGATTAA